One Thermococcus eurythermalis DNA segment encodes these proteins:
- a CDS encoding methyltransferase domain-containing protein, translated as MPLWKDGKLGLPVKEAVKLFPELEKYLDKRGRLDLSNRETRILYNRAIAKALFGLEIEYHPRGLVTTPVSRYLFLKTFLRGGEKVLEIGTGHTAMIALMAEKLFKCDVTATELDEEFFEYARKNIERNGARVRLLKSNGGIIRGVVPEGERFDVVFSAPPYYEKPTRGVLTEREGVGGGKYGEAFSVKLLEEARDYLKPGGRVALFLPDKEPLIDAISEKGKELDYSVKDVRFKAGTRWRHSLILTL; from the coding sequence ATGCCCCTCTGGAAGGACGGAAAGCTCGGACTGCCGGTCAAAGAGGCGGTAAAGCTCTTCCCGGAGCTTGAAAAATACCTCGACAAACGCGGAAGACTCGACCTCTCGAACAGGGAGACGAGGATACTCTACAACAGGGCAATAGCAAAGGCCCTCTTCGGGCTTGAGATTGAGTACCACCCGCGAGGACTTGTAACGACGCCGGTCTCGCGCTACCTCTTCCTGAAGACGTTCCTGCGCGGAGGAGAGAAGGTTCTGGAAATCGGCACGGGACACACCGCAATGATAGCCCTCATGGCAGAGAAGCTATTCAAGTGCGACGTTACGGCGACGGAGCTCGATGAGGAGTTCTTCGAGTACGCAAGGAAGAACATCGAGAGGAACGGCGCCAGAGTTAGATTGCTCAAAAGCAACGGTGGAATAATCCGGGGCGTCGTCCCGGAGGGGGAGCGTTTTGATGTAGTTTTTTCCGCTCCGCCCTACTACGAGAAACCGACGAGGGGTGTTTTGACGGAGCGGGAAGGGGTTGGAGGGGGCAAATACGGCGAGGCGTTCTCGGTGAAGCTCCTCGAAGAGGCTAGGGACTACTTAAAACCCGGTGGAAGGGTGGCCCTCTTCCTGCCCGACAAAGAACCCTTGATAGACGCGATATCAGAAAAAGGAAAGGAGCTTGACTACTCGGTGAAGGACGTCCGCTTTAAGGCGGGAACCCGGTGGAGACACAGCCTGATTTTAACGCTTTAG
- a CDS encoding M20 family metallo-hydrolase: MSEVLEKVSQEIEKLRDEMVKTLVELIKIPAISPDYGYEGEYDKAQKLLEIIKDWPFDKVEVYNAPDERAKNGVRPSILAYYYGEKGEESPRLWILTHLDVVPPGDLSKWTVTEPFKPVVKDGKVYGRGSEDNGQSLVASLYAVRAMMNLGIRPKRTVILAFVSDEETGSKYGVEWLMKNHPELFRKDDLVLVPDGGNEDGTFIEVAEKSILWLKVRVKGKQVHASMPDKGLNAHRVALDFAYHLDRLLHEKYGERDELFDPPESTFEPTMVKNPADSPNIAPGEHELVFDCRVLPRYNLDEVLADAEKLAEEVKERHRKEVDGEVLPEIEFEVLQRVDAPEPTDPNSEIVKLLQEALRKLRGKEAKVGGIGGGTFAAYFRKLGIPAVVWATLDEMAHQPNEYAKIDNMVEDAKVMAALALL, from the coding sequence GTGAGCGAAGTCCTTGAAAAGGTCTCGCAGGAGATTGAAAAGCTCCGCGACGAGATGGTAAAAACACTCGTCGAGCTGATTAAGATTCCGGCCATAAGTCCTGACTACGGCTACGAGGGCGAATACGACAAGGCCCAGAAGCTCCTTGAGATAATCAAGGACTGGCCGTTCGACAAGGTTGAGGTTTACAACGCGCCCGACGAGAGGGCCAAAAACGGCGTCAGGCCGAGCATTCTGGCCTACTACTACGGCGAAAAGGGTGAGGAGAGCCCGCGCCTGTGGATTCTAACGCACCTTGACGTAGTCCCGCCCGGAGACCTGAGCAAGTGGACGGTTACCGAGCCCTTCAAGCCGGTCGTGAAGGACGGGAAAGTTTACGGACGCGGAAGCGAGGACAACGGGCAGAGCCTGGTGGCGAGCCTCTATGCGGTAAGGGCCATGATGAACCTCGGCATAAGGCCGAAGAGGACAGTTATTTTGGCCTTCGTCAGCGACGAGGAGACCGGCAGCAAGTACGGCGTCGAGTGGCTGATGAAGAACCACCCGGAGCTCTTCAGGAAGGACGACCTTGTCCTCGTCCCGGACGGCGGAAACGAGGACGGAACCTTCATAGAGGTCGCCGAGAAGAGCATCCTCTGGCTCAAGGTAAGGGTCAAGGGCAAGCAGGTTCACGCGAGCATGCCCGACAAGGGCCTCAACGCCCACCGCGTTGCCCTCGACTTCGCCTACCACCTCGACAGACTCCTCCACGAGAAGTACGGCGAGAGGGACGAGCTCTTCGACCCGCCTGAGAGCACCTTCGAGCCGACGATGGTCAAAAACCCCGCGGACAGCCCGAACATAGCCCCCGGCGAGCACGAGCTCGTCTTCGACTGCAGGGTTCTGCCGAGGTATAACCTCGACGAGGTCCTCGCCGACGCAGAGAAGTTGGCCGAAGAGGTCAAGGAGAGGCACAGGAAGGAAGTTGACGGAGAAGTCCTGCCGGAGATAGAGTTCGAAGTCCTCCAGCGCGTTGATGCCCCGGAGCCGACGGACCCGAACAGCGAGATAGTGAAGCTCCTCCAGGAGGCCCTCAGGAAGCTCCGCGGAAAGGAGGCCAAGGTCGGCGGAATAGGCGGCGGAACCTTCGCGGCCTACTTCAGGAAGCTCGGAATCCCGGCGGTGGTCTGGGCGACACTCGACGAGATGGCCCACCAGCCCAACGAGTACGCGAAGATAGACAACATGGTCGAGGACGCGAAGGTCATGGCAGCGCTGGCGCTTCTCTGA
- a CDS encoding PqqD family protein has translation MEEYLELVPVPNPKVQLKKIDGKYYLLIPMDSKLDFLARRLHGDYRRIELDEVGAYTWELCDGRRTVREIGKALKARFGEEVEPLYERLVTFLFELARRYLVEFKRVSEL, from the coding sequence ATGGAAGAGTACCTCGAGCTTGTCCCAGTGCCAAACCCCAAAGTCCAGCTGAAGAAGATTGACGGCAAGTACTACCTCTTAATCCCCATGGACTCAAAGCTGGACTTTCTGGCCCGGAGGCTCCACGGGGACTACAGAAGGATAGAGCTCGACGAGGTAGGGGCATACACGTGGGAGCTCTGCGACGGCAGGAGAACTGTGAGGGAGATTGGTAAGGCCCTCAAGGCCCGCTTTGGAGAAGAAGTTGAGCCCCTCTACGAGCGCCTGGTGACTTTTCTTTTTGAGCTGGCCAGGAGGTATCTGGTTGAGTTTAAAAGGGTAAGCGAGCTATAG
- a CDS encoding OPT family oligopeptide transporter, whose amino-acid sequence MEFKPYIPPEKSLPEYTLKAFVLGIVLSVIMGAANAYLGMYAGMTVSASIPAAVISMAILLAFKDKNILENNMVQTAASAGESLAAGVIFTFPALVVLEYYTTFPYYLVTAIAALGGSLGALFTIVLRRAFIAEEKLPYPEGTACAEVLIAGDKGGSHAKPIFIGGIFGALYKFLGSIGVWKGTLEGAKFIGKRVLYLGSDLSAALVSVGYIVGLNIAFLVFLGGAIAWFIAIPIYAASYGNPDGLSAVDLAWTIWSTKIRYMGVGAMVVGGLWSLIKLRGPISRGIKAGLEAAKHRQAGGTVLRTEEDMPLNYVIVLIVAFVIPLFLLYMHVLDSVLHAAVMAVLMLILGFFGSAIAGYLAGIVGSSNNPVSGITIMSLLFTALILKALGLTGIEGAVATILVAAVVCTAAAIAGDTMQDLATGYIVGATPKRQQVFEIVGVFAAALVMAPVLNLLIEAYGIAGTPTAKENALAAPQAFLMAKVTQGVFEGNLPWNMVFIGAGIAIVLIILDEILAMKGSSFRTPVMPVAVGIYLPLSLGVPIFLGGIVRYFVDKVRGAKGESLTDPGVLGAAGLITGEALMGIVFAALIIGDVAPSVSTTTAGNVLGALFLFGLLGWLYKIGKEGQ is encoded by the coding sequence ATGGAGTTCAAACCCTATATACCACCCGAGAAATCCCTGCCCGAATACACTCTGAAGGCTTTTGTTTTGGGTATTGTGCTTTCAGTGATAATGGGCGCGGCAAACGCCTACCTCGGCATGTACGCCGGTATGACCGTGAGCGCCAGCATTCCAGCAGCGGTTATATCGATGGCAATACTTCTTGCGTTCAAGGACAAGAACATCCTCGAAAACAACATGGTGCAGACGGCGGCTTCAGCAGGCGAGTCCCTCGCGGCGGGAGTCATCTTCACGTTCCCGGCGCTGGTCGTCCTCGAGTACTACACGACCTTCCCGTACTACCTGGTCACGGCGATAGCGGCTCTCGGCGGTTCCCTCGGTGCGCTCTTCACAATCGTCCTCAGGAGGGCGTTCATAGCCGAGGAGAAGCTCCCGTACCCGGAGGGTACCGCCTGTGCGGAAGTCCTCATAGCCGGTGACAAGGGTGGAAGCCACGCGAAGCCGATATTCATAGGTGGAATATTCGGTGCGCTCTACAAGTTCCTCGGAAGCATCGGCGTGTGGAAGGGAACCCTTGAAGGCGCGAAGTTCATTGGAAAAAGGGTTCTCTACCTTGGAAGCGACCTCTCCGCCGCGCTGGTAAGCGTCGGTTACATCGTTGGGCTTAATATAGCCTTCCTTGTCTTCCTCGGTGGTGCAATAGCATGGTTCATAGCGATTCCCATCTATGCCGCCTCATACGGCAACCCCGATGGTCTTAGTGCCGTCGACCTTGCCTGGACCATCTGGAGCACCAAGATTAGGTACATGGGAGTAGGTGCGATGGTCGTCGGTGGCCTCTGGAGCCTCATCAAGCTCAGGGGGCCGATAAGCAGAGGTATCAAGGCCGGTCTCGAAGCCGCTAAGCACAGGCAGGCCGGAGGTACTGTCCTGAGGACAGAGGAGGACATGCCTCTTAACTACGTAATAGTCCTCATCGTTGCCTTCGTCATTCCGCTCTTCCTCCTGTACATGCACGTGCTCGATAGCGTCCTCCACGCTGCGGTGATGGCAGTTCTCATGCTCATACTGGGCTTCTTCGGAAGCGCAATAGCAGGCTACCTCGCGGGTATCGTCGGCTCATCAAACAACCCGGTCTCAGGAATAACCATCATGAGCCTCCTCTTCACGGCCCTCATCCTCAAGGCCCTCGGCCTTACTGGCATTGAAGGCGCAGTCGCCACCATACTCGTCGCTGCCGTCGTGTGTACCGCTGCAGCAATAGCTGGAGACACCATGCAGGACCTTGCCACTGGTTACATCGTCGGTGCAACACCCAAGAGGCAGCAGGTCTTTGAGATTGTCGGTGTGTTCGCGGCGGCCCTCGTCATGGCTCCCGTCCTCAACCTCCTGATTGAGGCGTACGGAATAGCAGGAACTCCCACGGCAAAAGAAAACGCCCTCGCCGCACCGCAGGCCTTCCTGATGGCAAAGGTCACCCAGGGTGTCTTCGAGGGCAACCTGCCGTGGAACATGGTCTTCATCGGTGCCGGAATTGCAATAGTGCTCATAATTCTCGACGAGATACTCGCCATGAAGGGCTCAAGCTTCAGGACTCCGGTAATGCCCGTGGCCGTCGGTATATACCTGCCGCTTTCACTTGGCGTCCCGATATTCCTCGGCGGTATCGTTAGGTACTTCGTCGACAAGGTCAGGGGCGCCAAGGGTGAGAGCCTCACCGACCCAGGAGTCCTCGGAGCGGCGGGCCTTATAACGGGAGAGGCTCTCATGGGAATAGTGTTCGCCGCACTCATCATTGGCGACGTGGCGCCCTCCGTCTCCACCACGACCGCCGGCAACGTCCTCGGAGCCCTCTTCCTCTTTGGACTGCTTGGCTGGCTCTACAAGATAGGAAAAGAGGGCCAGTGA
- a CDS encoding MBL fold metallo-hydrolase: MIEITFLGSGGGRFITITQFRSTGGFHIRASRNVYVDPGPGALVRSWRYKLDPRKLDAIFVSHRHVDHCNDLEVMVEAMTGGALKKRGTLIASKSVVYGDEDHTPAISKYHIDVLESVHTPEPGNKITIGEEEFLITPSKHSDPTTIGFRMRTAYGDISYIPDTAYFDGLIKWHDGARVLIAAITRPRDMGIPYHLSTDDAVEMLKSMEKKPEVLVMSHIGMKMHFANPYKEAKYIENVTGVKTYVAKEGFRVMVDKKEIAVRTLRPARFV; encoded by the coding sequence GTGATAGAGATAACGTTCCTGGGGAGCGGTGGGGGCAGGTTCATTACCATAACCCAGTTCCGCTCCACGGGAGGGTTCCACATAAGGGCCAGCAGGAACGTCTACGTTGACCCTGGGCCCGGGGCGCTTGTGAGGAGCTGGCGCTACAAGCTCGACCCGAGGAAGCTCGACGCCATCTTTGTCTCCCACAGGCACGTAGACCACTGCAACGACCTAGAGGTCATGGTTGAGGCGATGACAGGCGGTGCTCTGAAGAAGAGGGGGACGCTGATAGCATCTAAGAGCGTCGTCTACGGCGACGAGGATCACACGCCGGCGATAAGCAAGTACCACATAGACGTCCTGGAGAGCGTCCACACGCCGGAGCCCGGCAACAAGATAACTATCGGCGAGGAGGAGTTCCTGATAACTCCCAGCAAGCACTCAGACCCGACCACGATAGGCTTCCGCATGAGGACAGCCTACGGGGACATATCCTACATTCCGGACACTGCGTATTTCGACGGCCTGATAAAATGGCACGACGGGGCGAGGGTTCTCATAGCGGCAATTACGAGACCAAGGGACATGGGTATTCCGTACCACCTCAGTACCGACGATGCCGTCGAGATGCTGAAGAGCATGGAGAAGAAGCCTGAGGTGCTGGTAATGAGCCACATCGGAATGAAAATGCACTTTGCGAACCCATACAAGGAGGCCAAATACATAGAAAACGTCACGGGCGTAAAGACCTACGTCGCCAAAGAAGGGTTCAGGGTAATGGTGGACAAAAAGGAAATAGCAGTCAGAACGCTCAGGCCTGCCCGCTTTGTTTGA
- the glmM gene encoding phosphoglucosamine mutase, which translates to MKLFGTAGIRGTLWEKVTPELAMDIGKAMGTYVDGETVAVARDGRTSSVMLQSALISGLLSTGKEVLDFGLIPTPALAWGTRKYADGGVMITASHNPPTDNGIKVFNGDGTEFYVEQERELEELVFSKNFRKAQWDEIKGLKSLDIRDEYIKAVLDFVNHETNLTVLYDGANGAGSVVAPYLLREMGAKVISVNAHIDGHFPGRKPEPRYENIAYLGELARTLGADLVIAQDGDADRIAVFDEKGQYVNEDALIALFAKLYVEEHGGGTVVVSIDTGSRIDHVVEEAGGKVVRIPLGQPHDGIKKYGAIFAAEPWKLVHPKFGPWIDSFVTMGLLIKLIDERGKPLSQIIKEEIPTYYLTKKNVRCPDDLKKAVLERAHRVLEEKLGDEIKEVLTISGYRFQLKDGSWVLVRPSGTEPKIRVVVEAPSEKRRDELFELAYSVVAKEVEKLKQSGQA; encoded by the coding sequence ATGAAGCTCTTCGGCACGGCTGGAATCCGCGGGACTCTGTGGGAGAAGGTCACGCCGGAACTCGCGATGGACATTGGAAAGGCCATGGGGACGTACGTTGACGGAGAGACCGTGGCCGTTGCCAGGGACGGCAGGACGTCAAGCGTGATGCTCCAGAGCGCGCTCATTTCCGGGCTCCTCTCGACAGGAAAGGAAGTCCTTGACTTTGGCCTGATTCCGACGCCAGCCCTGGCGTGGGGAACGAGGAAATACGCCGACGGGGGGGTCATGATAACCGCGAGCCACAACCCCCCGACGGACAACGGCATAAAGGTCTTCAACGGTGACGGGACGGAATTCTACGTTGAGCAGGAGAGAGAGCTTGAGGAGCTCGTTTTCTCCAAGAACTTCAGAAAGGCCCAGTGGGACGAGATAAAGGGCCTCAAAAGCCTCGACATTAGGGATGAATACATTAAGGCTGTTCTCGACTTTGTCAATCACGAAACAAACCTAACGGTTCTCTACGACGGCGCCAACGGTGCTGGAAGCGTTGTGGCGCCGTACCTCCTCCGGGAGATGGGCGCCAAAGTGATAAGCGTGAACGCCCACATCGACGGCCACTTCCCGGGAAGGAAGCCGGAGCCGAGGTACGAGAACATCGCCTACCTCGGCGAGCTCGCGAGGACGCTCGGCGCTGACCTGGTCATCGCTCAGGACGGCGACGCCGACAGGATAGCAGTCTTCGACGAGAAGGGTCAGTACGTGAACGAGGACGCCCTGATAGCCCTCTTCGCCAAACTCTACGTGGAGGAGCACGGAGGAGGAACTGTCGTCGTCTCGATAGACACCGGCTCAAGGATAGACCACGTTGTTGAGGAAGCGGGCGGAAAGGTTGTAAGAATTCCCCTCGGCCAGCCCCACGACGGAATAAAGAAGTACGGCGCCATCTTTGCCGCCGAGCCCTGGAAGCTCGTCCACCCGAAGTTCGGCCCGTGGATAGACAGCTTCGTGACGATGGGGCTCCTCATAAAGCTCATAGACGAGCGCGGAAAGCCGCTCTCCCAAATAATCAAGGAGGAGATACCAACCTACTACTTGACCAAGAAGAACGTGAGGTGCCCAGACGATCTCAAAAAGGCCGTCCTCGAAAGGGCACACCGGGTTCTTGAAGAAAAGCTTGGGGACGAGATTAAGGAAGTCCTCACGATTTCGGGCTACCGCTTCCAGCTCAAGGACGGCTCTTGGGTTCTGGTGAGACCGAGCGGAACGGAGCCGAAGATTCGCGTCGTGGTCGAGGCCCCGAGCGAGAAGAGGCGCGACGAGCTCTTTGAGCTTGCCTACAGCGTCGTCGCAAAAGAAGTGGAAAAGCTCAAACAAAGCGGGCAGGCCTGA
- a CDS encoding UPF0146 family protein, producing the protein MPIEDFADFLAEKFPKGKIVELGIGFQIKVALRLKELGYDVLAVDWNEEAVENARKAGIKAVRDDLFRPKLELYSDAVALYSVRPTPEIMRPIIELSRKVRVPLVILPLSGDSVPRGLRLVNYRRLSIYTTKDI; encoded by the coding sequence ATGCCAATTGAGGACTTCGCGGATTTTCTGGCGGAGAAGTTTCCAAAGGGAAAAATAGTCGAGCTGGGGATAGGCTTCCAAATAAAGGTAGCGCTCAGGCTGAAGGAGCTCGGATACGACGTTCTGGCAGTGGACTGGAACGAGGAAGCCGTGGAAAACGCGAGGAAAGCGGGGATTAAAGCCGTTCGGGACGACCTGTTCAGGCCGAAGCTGGAGCTCTACAGCGACGCGGTTGCCCTTTACTCCGTGAGGCCAACACCAGAGATAATGAGGCCGATTATTGAGTTAAGCCGGAAAGTAAGGGTTCCCCTAGTAATTCTACCGCTGAGCGGCGACTCCGTCCCGAGGGGACTGCGGCTGGTAAACTACCGAAGGCTATCAATCTACACCACCAAAGATATTTAA
- a CDS encoding ABC transporter ATP-binding protein codes for MAEVKLIHVWKQFGDFTAVKDMTLDIKDGEFMILLGPSGCGKTTTLRMIAGLEEPTKGQIYIGDKLVADPEKGVFVPPKDRDIAMVFQSYALYPHMTVYDNIAFPLKLRKVPKQEIDKRVREVAEMLGLTEFLHRKPRELSGGQRQRVALGRAIVRKPQVFLMDEPLSNLDAKLRVKMRAELKRLQRQLGVTTIYVTHDQVEAMTMGDRIAVINRGVLQQVGTPEEVYDRPANTFVAGFIGSPPMNFIDATVTEDGFVDFGEFKLKLLPDQFEVLEEKNLVGKDVIFGIRPEDLYDAMFAQVKIPGENMVRAMVDIIENLGSEKIVHLRVGNVTFLGSFRAESKVVEGQEVDVVFDMHKAHIFEKGSGKAVF; via the coding sequence ATGGCGGAAGTTAAGCTCATCCATGTGTGGAAGCAGTTTGGCGACTTTACCGCCGTCAAAGACATGACCCTTGATATTAAGGACGGCGAGTTCATGATACTCCTCGGGCCGTCCGGCTGTGGAAAGACCACAACCCTCAGAATGATAGCCGGTCTGGAAGAGCCCACGAAAGGCCAGATTTACATCGGAGACAAGCTCGTCGCCGACCCGGAGAAGGGAGTCTTTGTCCCGCCAAAGGACAGGGACATCGCAATGGTCTTCCAGAGCTACGCGCTCTACCCGCACATGACCGTCTACGACAACATAGCCTTCCCGCTCAAGCTGAGGAAGGTTCCGAAGCAGGAGATTGACAAGCGAGTGAGAGAAGTCGCGGAGATGCTCGGTCTCACGGAGTTCCTGCACAGAAAGCCAAGGGAGCTCAGCGGTGGACAGAGACAGCGTGTCGCCCTCGGCAGGGCAATCGTGAGAAAGCCGCAGGTCTTCCTCATGGACGAGCCGCTGAGCAACCTTGACGCAAAGCTCCGTGTAAAGATGCGCGCCGAGCTCAAGAGGCTCCAGAGACAGCTCGGCGTCACCACGATTTACGTCACCCACGACCAGGTTGAGGCCATGACTATGGGCGACAGGATTGCCGTCATTAACAGGGGCGTCCTCCAGCAGGTTGGAACCCCCGAGGAAGTCTACGACAGGCCGGCCAACACGTTCGTTGCCGGCTTCATCGGTTCACCGCCGATGAACTTCATTGATGCAACCGTCACAGAAGACGGCTTCGTGGACTTCGGCGAGTTCAAGCTCAAGCTCTTACCAGATCAGTTTGAGGTTCTTGAGGAGAAGAACCTCGTCGGAAAGGATGTCATTTTCGGCATCAGGCCGGAAGACCTCTACGATGCCATGTTCGCCCAGGTGAAGATTCCGGGGGAGAACATGGTCAGGGCTATGGTGGACATCATAGAGAACCTCGGAAGCGAGAAGATAGTCCACCTCCGCGTGGGCAACGTGACCTTCCTTGGCTCCTTCCGCGCCGAGTCCAAGGTCGTGGAGGGCCAGGAGGTCGACGTTGTCTTCGACATGCATAAGGCCCACATCTTCGAGAAGGGAAGCGGAAAGGCCGTGTTCTGA